The Devosia sp. genome segment GGTGTAGATGACCCCCAGCCCGTTGCAGTCTGGGCAGGCGCCCTTGGAGTTTGCCGAAAACAGCGACGGCTCCACCCCATTGCTCTTGGCAAAGGCCTTGCGCACGGCATCGAGGATGCCCGTATAGGTCGCCGTATTCGACCGCCGCGACCCGCGCGCCAGGTTCTGGTCGATGATGATGGTTTCCGGGTAGATCTCGGGCAGGCAGGTCTGGATGAGGCTCGACTTGCCCGAACCGGCCACGCCGGACACCACCGTCAGCACATTGCGGGGAATATCGACCGACACGTCCTTGAGATTGTTCACCTTGGCATGCGTGACGCGCAGCGGTTCGCCCTTGGCCTTGCGCACCTTGTCCTTGATCGGCTGATGCGCCTTGATGTGGTTGCCGGTCAGCGTGCCCGAAGCGAGCAGGCCCCAAAAATCGCCCTCATAGACGATCTCGCCGCCCTTGGAGCCGGCCAGCGGCCCCATGTCCACCACATGGTCGGCAATAGCGATCATGTCCGGCTTGTGCTCGACGATGAGCACGGTATTGCCCTTGTCCCGCAATTGCTGCATCAGCCCGGCGAGCCGCCCCACATCGTGCGGATGCAGGCCCACTGAGGGTTCATCGAACACATAGGTAATGTCGGTCAGCGATGAGCCCAGGTGCCGCACCATCTTGACGCGCTGGCTTTCCCCGCCGGACAGGGTCGAGCTTTCGCGGTCAAGGCTCAGATAGCCGAGCCCGATGGTGACGAGATTGTCGAGACGGGCCGCCAGCGCCGAGAGGATCGGACCTACCTGCGGTGCCGTAATAGTGCGCACGACATCGGCAAGGTCACTGACCTGCATGGCCGACAGCGCGGCGATATTGTGCCCCTCTATGGTGCTCGCCAAAACTTCGGGCTTCAACCGCGATCCGCCGCAGACCGGGCAGGTGGCACGGGTGAAGATGCGCTCGTATTCGACCCGCACATGCGGCTGCAACTGCTCGGGATCCTTTGAGCCGAGACCCTTTTTGAGCTTGGCGACCACGCCCTCATAGGTCAGCCCGATTTTGCCGACCTTGATCTTGCGACCATCATCGAGGTGCAGCAGGTTTTCGCGTTCCTCGGCGGAATACTTTGCGATGGGCTTGTCCATGTCGAACAGCCCGGAATTCTTGTAGATTTCCCAGTACCAGCTATCGACCGCGAAATCCTTGGCCAGCAGGGCGCCACCATTGAGCGACTTGCTCTCGTCGATCACCGCCGACATGTCCATGGCCGCAACCTGGCCGATTCCCTCGCATTCGCCGCACATGCCCCGCGGGTCATTGTACGAATAATAGCCCGGAGCCGGCAGGCGCGGTTCGGCCAGGCGCGAAAACAGCACGCGCAGCATCTGCGCCGTATCGGTGACGGTCGCCACCGTTGAGCGCGAATTGCCGCCCAGGCGCTGCTGGTCGACAATGATGGCGGCCGAAATGTTTTCGAGCACGTCGGCCTCTGGCTGGCCATAACTGGGCATGAACTGCTGCACGAAGGCCGGGTAGGTCTCGTTGATCAGCCGCTGGCTCTCTGCCGCTATGGTGCCGAACACCAGCGAAGATTTGCCCGAGCCCGAAACACCGGTGAACACGGAGATCTTGCGCTTGGGAATATCGAGCGAGACTCCCTTGAGGTTATTCTCGCGCGCGCCGCGAATGATGATCGCGCCATAGTCGGGTTCACTCATGTCTGTCTCCGTCGTCGGCTTGGACCCTAACTGGATCGGCCCCTCTTGTCGCCGGAGCATCGCCCGGTTTCCCGTCACGACGTGTCAGCACCCCGCGCTTCGACGCGGAAATTGCGCGGGGGACACACTGACGTGAATTTTAAAGCGGAGTCTGAGACTCATATATAGAACATAACTAAATTTCCAGAGACAAAATCCGACTTTAATATGATTTATAGAGTCCACTTTAAAGCGGGAAACGTTCATGCCTCCGTCGTCACTGTGACCTACCGCCTGGGGGCTATATTAAATGCGTCTACCCGTTCTGCTGTTGGCAACGACAGCCCTGGCAATGCCTGCCGCCGCCGCTGATCTCGGCGTCCTCACCACTCTCGATGTGTGCGATTCACTGGGACTGTCGGGCCTCACCCTGTCTTCGGACAGCAACTGCCTGAAAGTGTCGGGCGAAGTGGAATATGCCTTCCACTGGGGCGACTACAAGGGCGCATTGCCCGTGCTCGGATCGGCCTATAGCGGCACCATCGACTGGACCGACGACAATGGCGGCGCCAATGACTGGGACAGCTTTGTCGACGCCTACCTCACCTTTGTCGGCACCGCCCCGAGCGATGTCGGTCCGGCGAAGGCCACCCTGCGCATCTATGGCTACAACTACCAGGAAGTTGACAACCTGGTTGGGGCCCCGTCCCAGGATGGGGAAGTCGACGAAGCCTACATCTCGATTGGCGATCAGACCGTGCTGACTGCCGGCCTCGTGGCCGATTCCATCTTCAACGAGGATGATGACAAGGCCTTCGGCTGGCTTGCGAGCTTCATTTCCGACGAGACCGGTGGCGTGGCCTTTGACGGCGGTGCCGGCACGTATGGTACGGGTGGTCATTCGATCCAGCTCGTCTCCAAGCTGGGCAACGGCGTGTCGGCCGGCATTGCACTCGAAGACCTCGATGGCGACGGCTCGCTGGTTGGCGTCGTCTCCTATGCCGGTGAATCGCTATCCGCTCATATCTCCGTGCTTGCCGGCGACATCCTCGACGGCACATTCGACGATCTTGCCGTGCACAGCGGTTTCACAGCGACCCTCGACAAGTTCAAGATCCGTGGTGCCCTGGCCGCCAACAACAGCGGCTGGTGGAATGCACTGGGCAGTGCGGAAGCAACGCTCGACATGTTCACCCTCGCGGCAACAATCGATGCGACCTCGGAACGTGAAGTGGGACTGGTGGGTTCGGGCGAGGCCAAGCTCAACGAGTCCTTCACCGTCAAGGTCGCCGCGCGTTACCTCGATCCCGATACTGCCCTCGCCAATGACGAAGGAACCGAACTGCGGGGCCGGGTGGAATATGCGGCGCCCGAAACCGTCACGCTTGCTGCCGAAGTCGGCCATCTGTGGACAGGCGTTGCTGCAGTCAGTGGCGCGCAGTCGATCACCGACGGCCTTTTGGAGCTGACCTGGAAGCCGGGTGGCGACTTTACGAGCACCGCCGCCATCGCCGCCAATACGCTGGGCGCCTACAAGCTGACTTTCGAGGCCTCCAAGTCCTACTGACCGCCTCCCATGCATGATTTTCGGGGCGGCGTACGCGCCGCTCCGGGCCAGGGCTGCCGATGCCCGTGTCGGTCCCCTTGAGCAGACTATAGAAGCCTGCGCCGTGTTTTGGTGCTTGTCCTCGCGTCACCGATCGGGCATGGGTAACCGGACATAAACACTCAGATTATTCATGCTCCGCCGCTTCTTTTCATACTACGCGCCCTATAAGGGCCTCTTCGTTCTCGACTTCGGCAGCGCCGTCACCGCCGGCCTGCTCGAGCTGGCCTTTCCTCTGGCCGTTGCCTACTTCATCGACTCGCTGCTGCCGCAGGGTGATTTCAACATCATCGTGCTGACGGGCCTCGTGCTGCTGGTCGTCTATTGCCTCACCGCGGTGCTGCGCGGCGTGGTGAACTACTTTGGCCACATGCTCGGCATCCATATCGAGACCGATATGCGCCGGCAGGTCTTCAATCACCTGCAAAAGCTCAGCTTCCGCTTCTTCGACAACCACAAGACCGGCCACCTGATCACCCATGTGACCAAGGGCCTCGAGGACATCGGGGAAGTGGCCCACCACGGTCCCGAAGACCTGTTCATCGCCGTCATGACCTTCCTTGGTGCGTTCATCCTGATGTTCGTGACCAATTGGCAGCTGGCCTCGGTCACCGTGGTGCTGGTGCCGGTCATGACCTGGCTGGTCGCCACCTATGGCGCACGCATGAACCGCAATTGGCGCGAGCTCTATGGCCGCGTTGGCGACTTCAATACCCGCGTCGAGGACTCCATCGGTGGCGTGCGCGTGGTCAAGGCTTTCGCCAATGAAAGCCACGAGGAAAAGCTCTTTGCCGGCAATAACGAGGCCTATCGCGTCACCAAGCTGCGCGCCTATGCGCTGATGACCGCCAGCAATGTCGTGACCTTCCTCAGCACCCGCCTGGTGCAACTGGCGGTGATGCTGTTCGGCGCCTGGCTCGTGACCACGGACCAGTTGTCCTACGGCGGCTTCGTCAGCTTCCTGCTTCTGGTCAACGTCTTCATGCGCCCCATCGATCAGATCACCATGGTGCTCGAAATGTATCCCAAGGGCATTGCCGGCTTCACCCGCTTCGCCCAGCTCATCGACACCGAGCCCGATATTGCCGATCGGCCGGGCGCCAGGGTGGTGGACCATCTGCGCGGCGATATCGCCTTCAAGGATGTCAGCTTTTCCTACGAGCACGGCGCCCGCAAGGTGATCGACGGCCTCAGTCTTGAGGTGTCCGCGGGCGAAACTGTCGCCATCGTCGGCCCGTCGGGCGCAGGCAAGACCACGCTCTGCGCGCTGTTGCCGCGCTTCTACGAAATCGACTCCGGCGCCATCACCGTGGACGGTATCGACATCCGCGACATGACGCAGGCCAGCCTGCGCAATCAGATCGGCATCGTGCAGCAGGATGTCTTCCTGTTCGGCGGCACCCTGCGCGAGAACATTGCCTATGGGCGCCTGGGCGCATCGGACGCGGAGATCATCGAGGCCGCGCGGCAGGCACGGCTCGAAAGCGTCATCGCCAGATTGCCGGATGGGCTCGACACCGTGGTCGGCGAGCGCGGCGTGAAGCTCTCCGGTGGGCAGAAGCAGCGCGTCGCCATTGCTCGCATCTTCCTCAAGAATCCGCCCATCCTGGTTCTCGATGAGGCCACCTCCGCCCTCGATACCGCCACTGAACTGGCCATCCAGCAATCGCTGACCGAGCTGTCGCAGGGCCGCACCACTCTGGTCATCGCCCATCGCCTCGCCACCATCCAGCACGCCGACCGGATCGTCGTGGTCGATGAGACCGGCATTGTCGAACAGGGCCCGCATGCCGAACTGCTGGCCCGCCAGGGTGCCTATGCGCATCTGCACCGGGCCCAGTTCGGCGGCCTCGTCGATACCGCCGTGTCCCAGTGAATGCCGCCCATTTGTCAGGAAACGCCATGAGCCAGATGTTTTTCAATGCAACGGTTCTCGATCGCCGGGCGCTGACCCCCGGCATGGTGAGGCTCACCTTTGGCGGTCCCGACCTCGCCGCCTTTGCCGGAACGGGCGTGCCGGATGAATATCTGCGCCTGTTCTTTCCGGATGCGGCGAGCGGCAGGCTCTACCTGCCGGTGATCACCGAAGACGGCCGCTGGACCTACCCGGATGGCCAGGATGTGATCCGCTGCTCCACTTATACGGTCCGCAATCACCGCCAGGACAAGGGCGAGATCGATATCGACTTCGTGGTGCATGAAGGCGGTCTGGCCAGCGAATGGGCGCAAAAGGCCGCCCCCGGCGACACGATCACCATCAACCGCCCACGCGGCCTTTATACGCCGCCCGGGGACGCGCGATGGCAGCTCCTGATGGCCGATGCGACGGGTCTGCCGGCACTGGCACGGATTCTCGAAACCATGCCCGAGGGTATCGAAACGCGGGTTTTCGTTGAAGTGGCCGAGCCCGCGCACGAGCAGCCCCTCGCGCAAAGGCCCGGTGTATCGATCACCTGGCTTCATGGCAGCGGCAATGGCATTGCCGCCAGCCGCATGGAAGAGGTGATCCGCTCGCTGACGCTGCCGGCAACGCCCGGCTATATCTGGGTGGCTGGCGAGCAGAAGGTGTTGCGGGCGATCCGCAGACATGTGCGCAAGGATCTGGGCTACGCGGCCGAAAATTACGAGCTCGTCGGCTACTGGATCCATGAGGGCGAGGCCTGGGAAGCCCGCTGGAAGGCGCTCCCGGAAAGTGTCAAGGCAGCGATCGACGCGAGTTGGGATTCCGGTCGCGACCGCGAGGAACTGGTGGACGAGTATCACGAGACCCTCGACAAGTTCGGTCTCTAGCCGCACTGCCGCCGCATCCGTGTTTCCTGTGCAGGCACAACGTCTTATTGTGCTGCCCACGAATCCGCGGAATATCCTCTCTCCATGACCTTGCCGCCTTTGGCCCTGACGGCCGATTTTGACCTCACCGGCCACAATACCCTTGCCCTCAAGGCGCGTTCCCGCTTCGGCTGCGTGCTTGAGCGTGCCGAGCAGGTGCCGCATCTGTTTGCCCTGGCCGCGGCCGACGGCCTGCCGGTGCGCATCCTGGGCGGCGGCAGCAATGTGGTGCTGTCCGAGACCTTCGATGGCATCACCGCCGTCATTGGTCTCAGGGGCCTAAATATTGTCACGGCCGGTGCCGACTCGGTGCTGATCGAAGCGGCGGCCGGAGAGCTCTGGGACAACCTCGTCCGCTGGACTGTGGGGCAGGGCTATGGCGGCATCGAAAATCTCGTCAGCATCCCCGGCACGGTCGGCGCCGCTCCGGTTCAGAATATCGGGGCCTATGGCGCCGAACTGGCCGACGTCTTTGAAAACCTCGTTGCCTTCGATCGCGAACGGGGTGCCGAAGTCACCCTCGACCGCGCCGATTGCGCCTTTGGCTATCGCGACAGCCTCTTCAAGCGCCAGCCCGGCCGCTATGTCATCACCCTTGTCCGCCTGCGTCTCAACACGGCCTGGGCTGCTAATCTCGGCTTTGCCGGTCTGGCAGACCTGGCAGGCGAGGCGACCCTGTCTCCGGCCATGGTCATGGAGCGCGTCGCCGCCATTCGCGCCAGCAAGCTGCCGGATTGGCGTGTCGAGCCCAATGCCGGCTCCTTCTTCCAGAACCCCATCGTTCCGGCCGATCTGGCTGAAGCGATCGTTGCCGCCCATCCCGGCGCCCCCAATTTCGTCCAGCCCGATGGCCGCCGCAAACTGTCGGCGGGCTGGCTGATCGAGAATGCGGGGCTCAAGGGGTTCGAACTGGGCCCGGTCGGGACATCGGCTCGCCATGCCCTGGTCGTCGTCAATCGCGGCGGCGGTTCAGCAGAAGACATTCGCACCCTGGCCGGCCACATTCGCACCACGGTTTTCGACAAATTCGGGGTGACTTTGGCAGAAGAACCGATCTTCTTCTGACCCAACACAATCTGTAGGGAGCGAGCACATGACATTTGAGGCCCTGGTGACCAGCCGCAGCGAGGATGGAACCGTCTCCTCGGCGCTGGAGACCCTCGACAATTCGCGTTTGCCCGAGGGCAACGTCACCGTCGCGGTCGAATGGGCCGGCCTCAACTACAAGGATGGTCTCTGCCTGACAGGCGGCGGCGGCCTCGTCCGTACCTATCCTCATGTGGCGGGTATCGATTTTGCCGGCACGGTCGAGGACAGCCAGGATGGCCGCTACGCCCCGGGCGATCGCGTCGTCCTCACGGGCTGGCGTGTCGGTGAAGTCCATTGGGGCGGCTATGCGCAGCGCGCCCGGGTCAACGCCGATTGGCTGGTGCCGCTGCCCGATGGCATGTCCACGCGCGACGCGATGATTGTTGGCACGGCAGGATTTACCGCTATGCTGGCCATCGACCGGCTGGAAGGCCTCGGCCTCGAGCCTGGGTCCGGTGAGGTCCTGGTCACCGGCGCGGCAGGTGGCGTCGGTTCCATTGCCATCTCCCTGCTCAAGCGGCTCGGCTATCAGGCCGTGGGTCTTTCAGGCCGCCCCGAACATGCCGATCATCTGGTGGCGCTTGGCGCGGCCAGCGTTCTCGACCGTGCCGAATTCCTCGGCCAGCCTGACAAGCCGCTGGAATCGGCGCGTTGGGCCGCTGTCATCGACAATGTCGGCGGCAATGTGCTGGGCAAGGTGTTGCGGCAGGTCAAATATGGCGGCAGCGTCGCGGCCATCGGCAATGCCGGCGGCATCGGTCTTGATACCAATGTCCTGCCGTTCATCCTGCGCGGCGTCACCCTGACCGGCATCGACAGCGTCATGCAGCCCTTCGCGGCCCGTCAATCGGCCTGGGCCCGCATCGCCGACACGTTCGATCTTGCCGGTTATGGCAGTCTCGTCACCGAGATCGGCCTTGCCGGACTGCCCGATGCGGCAAAGCAGATTTTGGCCGGCCAGGTCCATGGCCGCACCATCGTCTCGCTGCAATAGCTGTTCACGCCCTCTGAGGGCCCCTCGTCACGGGACGATGTGGCCGCCCGCGCGGAACAGCCGGTACCACTCTTCGCGCGTCAGCGTGATATCGGTGCCGGCTGCGCTTTCTCGCACCCGTTCAGGGCGCGTCGTGCCCAGCACGACCTGGATATTGGCCGGGTGGCGGGTGACCCACGCCACGGCGATGCCCGTCGGCGTCACGCCATAGGCCGCTGCCAGTTTCTCGATCTCGTCATTGAGCTCGGCATGATTTTCGCGGTCGCCGAGAAACACCCCGTCAAAGAACTTCTTCTGGAACGGCGACCAGGCCTGCAGCATCATGCCCTTGAGCCGGGAATAGTCGAGCAGACCATTGTCGCGCGAAATCGACTGGTCGCTGCCATCCATATTGGCCGCCACGCCCTGCGCGAACAGGTTGGCATGGGTGATCGACAGTTGCACCTGGTTGAACAACAGGTCCTGGCGCACCGCCGTCTTGAGCACCTCGATCTGGCCCGGCGTATGGTTGGACACCCCGAAATGGCGCACCTTGCCGGCCGCGTGCAGCGCGTCGAAAGCCTCGGCCACTTCCTCGGGCTCCACCAGCGTATCCGGCCGGTGCAGCAGCAGGACATCGAGATAGTCGGTCCGCAGCGCCGAAAGGGATTCGTCCACAGTGCGCAGGATGTGTTCCTTGGAAAAGTCGAACCACCCCCGCCTGATCCCGACCTTGCTCTGGATCATGATCATCTCGCGGCCAGCGGGCGAAAGGGTAACCGCTTCGGCGAAGCGCTCCTCGCACTTGTGCCGTTCGCCGCCATAGATGTCGGCATGGTCGATGACGGTCACGCCGGCCTCGATAGCCGCGTCGAACAGCGCCCGGATATCGGCATTGTCCATCTTGGCGATGCGCATCAGCCCGAGCACGATGCTGGACACGTCCAGGCTGGAATGGGGAACTCGATACGTCTTCATCGCCGGCATCCTTGTTCGGTCACGGACCGGCCGAACCGGCTGTGTCCTGATGAATATCGCGTGGTTGGAATGGTGATCTCGGCGGGATTCGAACCCACGACCCCAGGATTAGGAATTCCGACATCGATCCATATCCTGAGGCTCTCGGATACAATGGATTGATACCGTAATCCATCTAACTTCAATTGGATTAACGAAGAATCTGCGACAGGCCTTGAAACAACGGCTTCCTGCGTATTTTCTGGAGGTCGTCCCAATGTCGTCCCAATCGACTTCGTTGGGACGGAAAGGTCGTCCCAATGCCCGCTACCATTAATGCCGCCATCGTTGCCAAGGCCAAAGCCGATGCCCGCCCCGGTGCCAAGCGATATGAAGTGTCCGATTCCCGCGCAAAGGGCCTCGTTCTGCGAGTCGGCCCTTCCGGGGCTGTCTGGCAATTCCGCTATGCCGTAGACAAGCGCGATGTTCGGCTGGCCATTGGCGATGTTGACACATGGACGATCGCCGAGGCGCGGGATCTGGTAGTCCGGGGACAAGCCATGTTGCGTGACCGATCCGGTCTGCCAAACGCCGAGTGGATCGAGAGGATGCTGGTCCGAACCGGCAAGATCGCTGAGGCCACGATGGCACCGGCACCTGAAAAACCTCGCGACGTTTTCCGGTGGACCTTCGAGCAGGGCAGGGCGGC includes the following:
- a CDS encoding excinuclease ABC subunit UvrA, which produces MSEPDYGAIIIRGARENNLKGVSLDIPKRKISVFTGVSGSGKSSLVFGTIAAESQRLINETYPAFVQQFMPSYGQPEADVLENISAAIIVDQQRLGGNSRSTVATVTDTAQMLRVLFSRLAEPRLPAPGYYSYNDPRGMCGECEGIGQVAAMDMSAVIDESKSLNGGALLAKDFAVDSWYWEIYKNSGLFDMDKPIAKYSAEERENLLHLDDGRKIKVGKIGLTYEGVVAKLKKGLGSKDPEQLQPHVRVEYERIFTRATCPVCGGSRLKPEVLASTIEGHNIAALSAMQVSDLADVVRTITAPQVGPILSALAARLDNLVTIGLGYLSLDRESSTLSGGESQRVKMVRHLGSSLTDITYVFDEPSVGLHPHDVGRLAGLMQQLRDKGNTVLIVEHKPDMIAIADHVVDMGPLAGSKGGEIVYEGDFWGLLASGTLTGNHIKAHQPIKDKVRKAKGEPLRVTHAKVNNLKDVSVDIPRNVLTVVSGVAGSGKSSLIQTCLPEIYPETIIIDQNLARGSRRSNTATYTGILDAVRKAFAKSNGVEPSLFSANSKGACPDCNGLGVIYTDLAHLDPMVTTCETCHGKRFQPEVLDHKLRGASIADVYEMSIADAVGFFTEPAIARTLRGLDDVGLGYLTLGQPLSTLSGGERQRLKLAAELGKEGNIYVLDEPTTGLHMNDVDTLIGLFDRLVDEGSTVIVIEHNLDVIARADWVIDLGPGAGHDGGRVQFEGLAADLAKSEKSLTGRYLSQRGG
- the murB gene encoding UDP-N-acetylmuramate dehydrogenase, producing the protein MTLPPLALTADFDLTGHNTLALKARSRFGCVLERAEQVPHLFALAAADGLPVRILGGGSNVVLSETFDGITAVIGLRGLNIVTAGADSVLIEAAAGELWDNLVRWTVGQGYGGIENLVSIPGTVGAAPVQNIGAYGAELADVFENLVAFDRERGAEVTLDRADCAFGYRDSLFKRQPGRYVITLVRLRLNTAWAANLGFAGLADLAGEATLSPAMVMERVAAIRASKLPDWRVEPNAGSFFQNPIVPADLAEAIVAAHPGAPNFVQPDGRRKLSAGWLIENAGLKGFELGPVGTSARHALVVVNRGGGSAEDIRTLAGHIRTTVFDKFGVTLAEEPIFF
- a CDS encoding MDR family oxidoreductase, with translation MTFEALVTSRSEDGTVSSALETLDNSRLPEGNVTVAVEWAGLNYKDGLCLTGGGGLVRTYPHVAGIDFAGTVEDSQDGRYAPGDRVVLTGWRVGEVHWGGYAQRARVNADWLVPLPDGMSTRDAMIVGTAGFTAMLAIDRLEGLGLEPGSGEVLVTGAAGGVGSIAISLLKRLGYQAVGLSGRPEHADHLVALGAASVLDRAEFLGQPDKPLESARWAAVIDNVGGNVLGKVLRQVKYGGSVAAIGNAGGIGLDTNVLPFILRGVTLTGIDSVMQPFAARQSAWARIADTFDLAGYGSLVTEIGLAGLPDAAKQILAGQVHGRTIVSLQ
- a CDS encoding siderophore-interacting protein, with product MSQMFFNATVLDRRALTPGMVRLTFGGPDLAAFAGTGVPDEYLRLFFPDAASGRLYLPVITEDGRWTYPDGQDVIRCSTYTVRNHRQDKGEIDIDFVVHEGGLASEWAQKAAPGDTITINRPRGLYTPPGDARWQLLMADATGLPALARILETMPEGIETRVFVEVAEPAHEQPLAQRPGVSITWLHGSGNGIAASRMEEVIRSLTLPATPGYIWVAGEQKVLRAIRRHVRKDLGYAAENYELVGYWIHEGEAWEARWKALPESVKAAIDASWDSGRDREELVDEYHETLDKFGL
- a CDS encoding aldo/keto reductase: MKTYRVPHSSLDVSSIVLGLMRIAKMDNADIRALFDAAIEAGVTVIDHADIYGGERHKCEERFAEAVTLSPAGREMIMIQSKVGIRRGWFDFSKEHILRTVDESLSALRTDYLDVLLLHRPDTLVEPEEVAEAFDALHAAGKVRHFGVSNHTPGQIEVLKTAVRQDLLFNQVQLSITHANLFAQGVAANMDGSDQSISRDNGLLDYSRLKGMMLQAWSPFQKKFFDGVFLGDRENHAELNDEIEKLAAAYGVTPTGIAVAWVTRHPANIQVVLGTTRPERVRESAAGTDITLTREEWYRLFRAGGHIVP
- a CDS encoding ABC transporter ATP-binding protein; this translates as MLRRFFSYYAPYKGLFVLDFGSAVTAGLLELAFPLAVAYFIDSLLPQGDFNIIVLTGLVLLVVYCLTAVLRGVVNYFGHMLGIHIETDMRRQVFNHLQKLSFRFFDNHKTGHLITHVTKGLEDIGEVAHHGPEDLFIAVMTFLGAFILMFVTNWQLASVTVVLVPVMTWLVATYGARMNRNWRELYGRVGDFNTRVEDSIGGVRVVKAFANESHEEKLFAGNNEAYRVTKLRAYALMTASNVVTFLSTRLVQLAVMLFGAWLVTTDQLSYGGFVSFLLLVNVFMRPIDQITMVLEMYPKGIAGFTRFAQLIDTEPDIADRPGARVVDHLRGDIAFKDVSFSYEHGARKVIDGLSLEVSAGETVAIVGPSGAGKTTLCALLPRFYEIDSGAITVDGIDIRDMTQASLRNQIGIVQQDVFLFGGTLRENIAYGRLGASDAEIIEAARQARLESVIARLPDGLDTVVGERGVKLSGGQKQRVAIARIFLKNPPILVLDEATSALDTATELAIQQSLTELSQGRTTLVIAHRLATIQHADRIVVVDETGIVEQGPHAELLARQGAYAHLHRAQFGGLVDTAVSQ